A genomic stretch from Petrimonas mucosa includes:
- the menB gene encoding 1,4-dihydroxy-2-naphthoyl-CoA synthase produces MTKREWRPIKEYEDILFDFYNGIARITINRPRYRNAFTPTTTSEMSDALRLCREMEEVSVVVLTGAGDKAFCSGGDQNVKGKGGYIGKDGVPRLNVLDVQKQIRSIPKPVIAMVNGYAIGGGHVLHVVCDLTIASDNAIFGQTGPRVGSFDAGFGSSYLARIVGQKKAREIWFLCRQYNAQEALEMGLVNRVVPFDRLEDEVVEWAETMMQHSPLALRMIKAGLNAELDGQAGIQELAGDATMLYYLTEEAQEGKAAFLEKRKPDFKKFPKLP; encoded by the coding sequence ATGACAAAAAGAGAATGGAGACCAATCAAGGAGTATGAAGATATCCTGTTTGATTTTTATAACGGTATCGCCCGCATAACCATCAACCGCCCACGTTACCGCAACGCTTTCACCCCGACAACCACCTCCGAGATGAGTGACGCCCTGCGTCTCTGCCGCGAAATGGAAGAGGTGAGCGTGGTGGTGCTCACCGGTGCCGGCGACAAGGCATTCTGCTCGGGTGGCGACCAGAACGTGAAGGGCAAGGGTGGATATATCGGCAAGGATGGCGTCCCGCGCCTTAACGTGCTGGATGTCCAGAAGCAGATCCGCTCCATCCCCAAACCGGTAATCGCCATGGTAAACGGTTACGCTATCGGCGGCGGCCATGTGCTCCACGTGGTTTGTGACCTTACCATCGCCTCCGATAACGCCATTTTCGGCCAGACAGGCCCCCGCGTGGGCAGCTTCGACGCCGGCTTCGGCTCCTCCTACCTCGCCCGCATCGTGGGTCAGAAAAAGGCCCGCGAGATCTGGTTCCTCTGCCGTCAGTACAACGCACAGGAGGCGCTCGAGATGGGACTGGTAAACAGGGTGGTGCCTTTCGACCGACTCGAGGATGAGGTGGTGGAGTGGGCCGAGACCATGATGCAACATAGCCCGCTGGCATTGAGAATGATCAAGGCAGGCCTCAACGCAGAGCTCGACGGTCAGGCTGGCATTCAGGAGCTGGCAGGCGATGCCACCATGCTCTACTACCTCACCGAGGAGGCACAGGAGGGAAAAGCGGCCTTCCTGGAAAAACGGAAGCCCGACTTCAAGAAATTTCCCAAACTGCCCTAA
- the menD gene encoding 2-succinyl-5-enolpyruvyl-6-hydroxy-3-cyclohexene-1-carboxylic-acid synthase → MYSDKKSVLLLLALLKAHGVTSVVLSPGSRNSPLIHSFVADGDFTCYSVVDERSAGFFALGVIMAQRKPVAVCCTSGTAALNLGPAVAEAYYQQLPLLVITADRPQAWIGQMDGQTIPQAGMYGPLVRRSVQLPEVKDEEEEWHCNRLINEAILSLGCNGSSAPAHINIPLSEPLFTFTAEELPKARVIRQPQPELRLSADQQEEYLDRFAGYSRKMVIVGQLPPGHGLTHVLQHLAEQQHVVVLADRLANLPAGPTARYDALLRTGNREEEQELVPELVITLGGHITSKSLKQFIRKAPLRELWHLSPSGEVTDTFRRLTDIVRCDPAHFLQRLASMAPQGACTQFLESWKSHVARISAPEPAYSDLFAAKRFLEQLPVGAALHLANSSSVYLAQLFDLPAGVQLFCNRGTNGIEGSLSTAVGYAAVSEEPTFLLTGDLSFFYDMNSLWNQHLSPRLRILLNNNGGGGIFHTLPGLDRSATGDRYVAAAHTTEARIWAEQMGFRVLTAHNEEELEQHLPLLMNSEGDRPVLLEVFTSMEENSRQIATYYQQLKLNRI, encoded by the coding sequence ATGTATTCTGACAAGAAGAGCGTATTATTATTGCTGGCGCTGCTCAAGGCGCATGGTGTCACCTCGGTCGTGCTCTCCCCCGGTTCACGCAACAGCCCGTTGATCCACTCCTTTGTCGCGGACGGCGACTTTACCTGCTATAGCGTGGTAGATGAACGAAGTGCCGGCTTCTTTGCCCTGGGGGTGATCATGGCACAACGAAAGCCGGTGGCGGTCTGTTGCACCTCTGGTACCGCAGCACTCAACCTGGGTCCGGCCGTAGCAGAGGCCTATTATCAGCAGCTGCCACTGCTGGTGATCACAGCCGACCGCCCACAGGCCTGGATCGGGCAGATGGATGGGCAAACCATTCCACAGGCGGGAATGTATGGTCCACTGGTTCGCCGCTCGGTACAGCTTCCGGAGGTGAAGGACGAGGAAGAGGAGTGGCACTGCAACCGGCTGATCAACGAAGCGATCCTGAGCCTGGGCTGCAATGGTTCTTCCGCTCCTGCACACATCAATATACCCCTTTCCGAACCGCTCTTCACCTTTACGGCTGAAGAACTCCCGAAGGCAAGGGTGATCCGGCAGCCACAACCGGAGTTACGGCTTTCGGCAGATCAGCAGGAAGAGTATCTGGACCGTTTTGCCGGCTACTCCCGGAAAATGGTGATTGTAGGGCAGTTGCCACCCGGCCACGGGCTTACGCATGTGCTGCAACATCTGGCCGAACAGCAGCACGTTGTGGTACTGGCCGACCGGCTCGCCAACCTTCCCGCGGGGCCGACCGCCCGCTACGATGCACTGCTGCGAACCGGTAACCGGGAGGAAGAGCAGGAACTGGTACCCGAACTGGTGATCACGCTGGGGGGCCACATTACCTCCAAAAGCCTGAAGCAGTTTATCCGCAAAGCTCCTCTTCGGGAACTCTGGCACCTCTCCCCATCTGGAGAGGTGACCGACACCTTCCGGCGGCTGACCGATATTGTCCGTTGCGATCCGGCACATTTTCTGCAACGGTTGGCATCAATGGCCCCTCAAGGAGCGTGTACCCAATTCCTGGAGTCGTGGAAGAGTCATGTTGCAAGGATCAGCGCGCCAGAGCCGGCCTATTCCGATCTCTTTGCGGCAAAAAGGTTTCTTGAGCAGCTTCCCGTGGGGGCAGCCCTCCACCTGGCCAACAGCAGTTCGGTCTATCTGGCTCAACTGTTCGACCTCCCTGCCGGCGTGCAGCTCTTCTGCAACCGGGGCACCAACGGAATTGAGGGGTCACTCTCAACGGCAGTAGGCTACGCAGCCGTATCGGAAGAGCCCACCTTCCTGCTGACGGGCGACCTCAGCTTCTTCTACGACATGAACAGCCTCTGGAACCAACACCTCTCCCCCCGACTCCGCATCCTGTTGAACAACAACGGGGGAGGCGGCATCTTCCACACCTTGCCGGGACTCGACCGGTCGGCAACAGGTGACCGGTACGTGGCGGCGGCACATACTACCGAAGCCCGCATATGGGCAGAGCAGATGGGATTCCGGGTGTTGACCGCACACAACGAAGAAGAGCTGGAGCAACATTTGCCTCTCCTGATGAACAGTGAAGGGGATAGACCTGTTTTACTGGAAGTGTTCACTTCGATGGAAGAGAACAGCCGGCAGATCGCCACTTATTACCAACAACTCAAATTGAATAGAATATGA
- a CDS encoding isochorismate synthase produces MIGEEKSLTLDRLIERDACFAIYRLPGEPTPRFVMQGDRHPLLLNDIGALNRQQGFVMAPFRVTDSSPLILIRPDFTDLDNVTIPSAGENGVKPVEKDAKRYRRADYNLLFHRFHKPLLSGEIEKLVLSRNKRIEREETFSPGKSFFKAAEKYPRSFVYLLHTPQSGTWLGSTPEILLAGSHNNWQTISLAGTRYPNSGNVSWDDKNLREQHLVTSYILKQLTSFHISPEINGPYTIKAGALAHLRTDFSFSLPDKAVIGSLLKALHPTPAVSGLPKEQAFQFITEHEGYDRRYYTGFLGMLDPSAETTLYVNLRCMQIGKNHLTLYAGSGLLASSTCREEWKETEQKLKTMASIVK; encoded by the coding sequence ATGATTGGAGAGGAGAAATCCCTGACGCTGGACAGATTGATTGAACGGGATGCCTGCTTTGCAATCTACCGGCTGCCCGGTGAACCGACACCCCGGTTTGTAATGCAGGGCGACCGGCATCCGTTGTTGCTGAACGACATCGGAGCGTTGAACCGACAGCAGGGGTTCGTGATGGCGCCTTTCAGGGTAACCGACTCATCTCCCCTTATCCTGATCCGGCCCGACTTTACAGATCTTGACAATGTAACGATTCCATCGGCGGGAGAAAATGGGGTCAAACCGGTGGAAAAAGATGCAAAGAGATACAGGAGAGCCGACTACAACCTGCTTTTTCATCGTTTTCACAAACCGCTACTCTCCGGTGAGATTGAAAAGCTGGTGCTCTCAAGAAACAAGAGAATAGAACGGGAGGAGACCTTCTCTCCCGGCAAGAGTTTTTTCAAGGCTGCCGAAAAATATCCCCGCTCTTTCGTCTACCTGCTTCACACACCGCAGAGCGGGACCTGGCTGGGAAGTACCCCCGAGATTCTGCTGGCAGGTTCACACAACAACTGGCAAACCATATCGCTGGCAGGGACACGGTATCCCAACTCGGGAAACGTGTCGTGGGACGACAAGAACCTCCGTGAACAGCATCTTGTTACCTCCTATATCCTGAAACAGTTGACATCCTTCCATATCTCCCCGGAGATTAACGGACCCTATACCATCAAGGCGGGTGCCCTGGCTCATCTGAGAACCGACTTCAGTTTTTCCCTGCCAGACAAGGCGGTGATCGGCTCCCTGCTCAAGGCGCTCCACCCTACTCCGGCCGTCTCAGGCCTTCCCAAGGAGCAGGCTTTCCAGTTCATCACGGAACACGAGGGGTACGACCGGCGCTACTACACCGGGTTCCTGGGCATGCTGGATCCGTCGGCTGAAACAACCCTCTACGTCAACCTCAGGTGTATGCAGATAGGAAAGAACCACCTTACACTCTATGCAGGCAGCGGATTGCTCGCCTCCTCCACCTGCAGGGAGGAGTGGAAGGAGACCGAACAGAAGCTCAAGACAATGGCAAGCATCGTAAAATAG
- a CDS encoding glycoside hydrolase family 3 N-terminal domain-containing protein, with the protein MKRIIFSMAGGLAAILFAACGSHPTGAAGNGGWKSYSGDREVERRVDSVLKLMTLEEKIGQLTQFSANWSITGPVMSDDFQPYLEQGLVGSIFNATSVEGIRRMQQVAVESSRLGIPILFGQDVIHGYRTIFPIPLAEACSWDLEMMRRTAEIAAIEAASDGINWTFAPMVDIARDARWGRVMEGAGEDPYLGSKVAEARVIGFQGGGDGKALGELQTVLATGKHLAAYGAAESGRDYNTAELSEHTLRNVYLPPYEAAAKAGVATFMASFNDINGVPATANRWLLTEILRGEWGFNGFVVSDYTGINELVPHGVAEEEKHAAELALNAGVDMDMTGATYIKYLKQSVEEGKVSEKNIDNAARRILEMKFLLGLFYDPYRYLDEERAKRNTLTPEFLETARKAVAASVVLLKNDNGVLPIGRERAVTLALVGPLMNDSVNLNGEWAGLADRNKSIPILQGLTEKYRGSSVRLLYAEGASLTETSPAKIAEAVAAARRADIVIAAVGESYHWSGEAAVRTDIRLPEAQRQLLEALKATGKPIVLVNLSGRPLDLSREDETMDAILQAWFPGTQGGHGIADVIAGDYNPSARLAISFPRNIGQLPIYYNRKSTGRPVDLNDERVDYRSSYLDCSITPLYPFGYGLSYTTFTISDVKLDKPSMKAEGDRITVTATVANSGDREGEMVVQLYVRDLIGSTTRPVKELKGFRKVPLKAGESREVTFEINSDDLAFYGSDMRKKCEPGEFKLWVAQSSDDNGLEAQFSVE; encoded by the coding sequence ATGAAAAGGATAATCTTCTCAATGGCGGGTGGACTCGCGGCGATCCTATTCGCCGCCTGCGGGTCACATCCGACGGGAGCTGCCGGCAACGGCGGCTGGAAAAGTTACAGCGGCGACAGAGAGGTGGAACGGCGGGTAGATTCGGTGTTGAAACTGATGACCCTGGAGGAGAAAATCGGACAGCTTACCCAGTTCTCGGCCAACTGGTCCATCACCGGACCGGTCATGTCGGACGACTTCCAGCCATACCTGGAACAGGGGCTGGTGGGCAGTATCTTCAACGCCACATCGGTAGAGGGAATCCGCCGCATGCAGCAGGTGGCGGTAGAATCTTCCCGGCTGGGCATCCCCATCCTCTTCGGTCAGGATGTGATCCATGGCTACAGGACCATCTTCCCCATCCCGCTGGCTGAAGCCTGCTCGTGGGACCTGGAGATGATGCGCCGAACAGCGGAGATCGCCGCCATCGAGGCAGCTTCCGACGGCATCAACTGGACTTTCGCCCCGATGGTGGATATCGCCCGCGACGCCCGTTGGGGACGGGTGATGGAGGGAGCCGGTGAGGATCCCTACCTCGGCAGCAAGGTGGCCGAGGCACGTGTTATCGGCTTCCAGGGAGGAGGAGACGGGAAGGCGCTGGGCGAACTGCAGACAGTGCTGGCCACCGGCAAGCATCTGGCAGCCTACGGTGCTGCTGAATCGGGGCGGGACTACAATACCGCCGAACTCTCCGAACATACCCTGCGGAACGTCTATCTCCCGCCCTACGAAGCAGCGGCAAAAGCCGGCGTTGCCACCTTCATGGCCTCCTTCAACGATATCAACGGCGTGCCGGCCACGGCCAACCGCTGGCTCCTTACAGAGATCCTGCGCGGGGAGTGGGGCTTCAACGGTTTTGTGGTGAGCGACTACACCGGCATCAATGAACTGGTGCCACACGGCGTGGCTGAAGAGGAGAAACATGCTGCCGAGCTGGCGCTAAACGCCGGCGTGGATATGGACATGACCGGTGCCACCTATATCAAATACCTGAAGCAATCGGTCGAAGAGGGAAAAGTCTCTGAAAAAAACATAGACAACGCGGCCCGCCGGATCCTGGAGATGAAGTTCCTGCTGGGACTCTTCTACGATCCCTACCGTTACCTCGACGAGGAGCGGGCAAAGCGGAACACGCTGACGCCGGAGTTTCTGGAGACGGCCCGCAAGGCGGTGGCTGCTTCGGTTGTCCTGCTCAAGAACGACAACGGGGTACTCCCGATCGGCCGGGAGCGGGCGGTCACCCTCGCCCTGGTGGGTCCGCTGATGAACGATTCGGTCAATCTGAACGGCGAGTGGGCCGGGCTGGCCGACCGCAACAAGAGTATCCCCATCCTCCAGGGATTGACCGAGAAATATCGGGGGAGCAGTGTCAGGCTGCTCTACGCGGAGGGGGCAAGTCTCACCGAGACCTCACCTGCAAAGATTGCCGAAGCAGTAGCAGCCGCACGGCGGGCAGATATTGTGATCGCCGCAGTGGGCGAGAGTTATCACTGGTCGGGTGAGGCAGCCGTGCGAACCGATATCCGGTTGCCGGAGGCCCAGCGGCAGCTGCTGGAGGCCCTCAAGGCGACAGGCAAGCCGATTGTCCTGGTCAACCTGAGCGGCCGCCCACTCGACCTCTCCCGGGAGGATGAGACGATGGATGCGATCCTGCAGGCCTGGTTCCCCGGCACCCAGGGCGGACATGGCATCGCCGACGTGATTGCCGGCGACTACAACCCCTCGGCCCGGCTGGCCATCTCCTTTCCCCGCAATATAGGACAACTGCCCATCTACTACAACCGGAAGAGTACCGGCCGGCCGGTGGACCTGAACGATGAGCGGGTCGACTACAGGTCGAGCTACCTCGACTGCTCCATCACCCCTCTCTATCCTTTCGGTTACGGACTCAGCTACACCACCTTTACCATCAGCGACGTGAAACTCGACAAACCCTCCATGAAGGCGGAGGGCGACCGGATCACCGTGACGGCAACCGTCGCCAACAGCGGCGACCGGGAGGGAGAGATGGTGGTGCAACTCTACGTACGCGACCTGATAGGAAGCACCACCCGGCCGGTGAAGGAGCTGAAAGGGTTCCGGAAGGTGCCGTTGAAGGCGGGAGAGAGCAGGGAGGTCACCTTTGAAATCAACTCCGACGACCTGGCCTTCTACGGCAGCGACATGCGAAAGAAGTGCGAGCCTGGAGAGTTCAAGCTCTGGGTAGCCCAAAGTTCAGACGACAACGGCCTGGAGGCCCAATTTTCGGTGGAGTAA
- a CDS encoding glucoamylase family protein: MNRILMAGIILVALLSGCSDRKGTEDAPQKEKRPAAFASDGELLDFIQQTHLNYMWEGAEPTSGLAPERIHMDGIYPENDADVVTTGGSGFGLAGLVVGIDRGFIPREEGVARLHRIADYLAAADRFHGVWPHWLVGPTGKVKPFSPKDNGGDLVETAFLVQGLLIVREYFKDGNEQEQALADKIDTLWREVEWDWYLNGKDVLYWHWSPDYGWEMNFPLEGYNECLITYILAASSPTHPIPATAYHNGWARGGNIRSSSIAYGYPLILKHNGAEEYGGPLFWAHYSYIGLNPKGLSDQYADYWELNRNQTLVNYAYCVQNPKGFKGYGDNCWGLTASYSVEGYSAHMPMMNDLGVITPTAALSSFPYTPDESMKALKHFYFELGETIWGKYGFYDAFSIERDWYPKRYLAIDQLTIAPMIENRRSGLPWQLFMGAPEIREGLGRLGFNGYQTQE; encoded by the coding sequence ATGAACAGGATATTGATGGCGGGAATCATTCTGGTCGCCCTTCTGTCGGGATGTTCCGACAGGAAAGGTACAGAGGATGCTCCGCAAAAGGAAAAACGACCTGCCGCCTTTGCTTCAGACGGGGAGCTGCTCGACTTCATCCAGCAAACCCACCTCAACTACATGTGGGAGGGAGCCGAACCCACCTCGGGACTTGCGCCCGAACGGATCCATATGGACGGAATCTACCCTGAGAATGATGCGGATGTGGTGACCACCGGCGGCAGCGGATTCGGTTTGGCCGGATTGGTTGTAGGTATCGACCGGGGATTCATCCCGAGAGAAGAGGGGGTAGCCCGGTTGCACCGGATTGCCGATTACCTGGCGGCGGCAGACCGGTTCCACGGTGTCTGGCCGCACTGGCTAGTCGGCCCTACCGGGAAGGTGAAGCCCTTCAGTCCGAAAGACAATGGTGGAGATCTGGTGGAGACCGCTTTCCTGGTACAGGGGCTGCTTATCGTACGGGAGTATTTCAAGGACGGCAACGAACAGGAGCAGGCACTGGCCGACAAGATCGACACCCTCTGGCGTGAGGTGGAGTGGGACTGGTACCTCAACGGGAAGGATGTGCTCTACTGGCACTGGAGTCCCGACTACGGCTGGGAGATGAACTTTCCGCTGGAGGGATACAACGAGTGTCTGATTACCTATATCCTGGCCGCCTCATCCCCCACCCACCCCATTCCGGCAACGGCCTACCATAACGGCTGGGCACGTGGCGGCAACATCCGGAGCAGCAGCATCGCCTATGGATATCCACTGATTCTCAAGCACAACGGTGCGGAGGAGTATGGTGGTCCCCTCTTCTGGGCACACTACTCCTACATCGGACTCAATCCGAAGGGGTTGAGCGACCAGTATGCCGACTACTGGGAGCTGAACCGGAACCAGACACTTGTCAACTACGCCTATTGCGTACAAAATCCCAAGGGATTCAAGGGGTATGGCGACAACTGTTGGGGACTCACCGCCAGTTATTCGGTGGAGGGCTACTCCGCTCACATGCCGATGATGAACGACCTGGGGGTGATCACCCCCACGGCAGCCCTCTCCAGTTTTCCCTACACGCCCGACGAATCGATGAAGGCACTGAAACATTTCTATTTCGAACTGGGGGAGACCATCTGGGGGAAATATGGGTTTTACGATGCCTTCAGCATTGAAAGGGATTGGTACCCCAAACGGTACCTGGCCATCGACCAGCTCACCATCGCCCCGATGATCGAGAACCGGCGCAGCGGGTTGCCCTGGCAACTCTTCATGGGTGCCCCCGAGATCAGGGAAGGGCTGGGCAGACTCGGTTTTAACGGATATCAAACTCAGGAGTAA
- a CDS encoding LamG domain-containing protein, protein MKTKRALYLILLLTVLGLGAHSCFQDLDQNPPFDYPEEPPKPPISEDGQLFHMAFEDNFRDASSNKELTVIGTPGFSEGKVNRAYSGATNSYLTFRLSDMPAQLGSAITVGFWYKVNANPDRAGIVVVSPPSEGAPANAQNNRTSGFRIFREDAGGKQRIKANVGNGTADSWLDGAEKADIDPAIAPWKYITLVITTGKALFYIDGEEVASTDLSAISWAGCDILSIGSGEPRFNEWGHLSDNSLIDELRIYNRALTAAQIKEIINHDSE, encoded by the coding sequence ATGAAAACAAAAAGAGCCCTATACCTAATTCTGCTGTTAACCGTTTTGGGGTTGGGAGCCCACTCCTGTTTCCAGGATCTGGATCAGAATCCTCCTTTCGACTATCCGGAGGAACCTCCCAAGCCGCCCATCAGCGAGGATGGACAACTGTTCCACATGGCGTTTGAAGACAATTTCCGGGATGCAAGCAGTAACAAGGAACTCACGGTAATCGGCACCCCGGGCTTTTCGGAGGGAAAGGTAAACAGAGCCTATTCCGGAGCAACAAACAGCTACCTCACCTTCAGGTTATCCGATATGCCGGCCCAGCTGGGTTCTGCTATCACCGTCGGCTTCTGGTACAAGGTGAACGCCAATCCCGACAGAGCAGGGATCGTTGTGGTCAGCCCGCCATCGGAAGGTGCGCCTGCAAATGCACAGAACAACAGAACCTCCGGTTTTCGGATATTCCGGGAAGATGCCGGAGGAAAACAGCGCATCAAGGCCAACGTAGGTAACGGTACGGCTGACAGCTGGCTCGACGGAGCAGAAAAGGCAGACATCGATCCCGCCATCGCCCCCTGGAAATATATAACACTGGTAATAACCACAGGCAAGGCTCTTTTCTATATCGATGGAGAGGAGGTGGCCTCGACCGACCTGTCCGCAATCAGCTGGGCGGGATGCGACATCTTATCGATCGGATCGGGGGAACCTCGCTTTAACGAATGGGGACATCTGTCGGACAACAGCCTGATAGACGAACTGCGGATCTACAACAGGGCACTGACTGCTGCACAGATCAAGGAGATTATTAATCACGATTCAGAATAG
- a CDS encoding RagB/SusD family nutrient uptake outer membrane protein, which yields MKNSVKKRLTGCIMGLLAIGLIGCSDLLDQEPQGKWVDGDNPGGSFQTDVFSLYARMKGWAITGGIPALAVHSIRSEDVEKGSTLSDGADVASMYDDFNYNASDGNLSSYYSGNYALIHTANTILADIREAEESGVELSEIDLACRGEAYFFRAFLYFNLVRAFGEVPLINFKINDAAETNIPKSTVAEIYAQIDADLDEAEALLPEQWESRYLGRVTWGAARALHAKTYMQRNDWSNMLKAATDIIQSGLYDLNTPFNRIFRESGENTSESIFELQCTATTALPGSTDIGSQYAQIQGVRGAGVWDLGWGWNCPTPILADAFEEGDPRKDETLLYFLKPGEDPNSIQPNSPYGEKPVAQEVMNRYYNKKVYTDPAKRAQFNRFGYWMNIRIIRMAEIYLIAAEAANELGQTGDAMEYLEMVRARARGGDASVLPKVTTMNQAEMRDAIRHERRVELAMEWDRFYDLVRWGIAREVLHAAGKTNYQDKHALLPLPQAEVDKSNGVLVQNPDY from the coding sequence ATGAAAAATAGCGTAAAAAAAAGATTAACCGGCTGCATTATGGGATTATTGGCCATTGGGCTGATCGGGTGCAGCGACCTGCTGGATCAGGAGCCGCAGGGAAAATGGGTCGACGGGGATAATCCTGGCGGATCGTTCCAGACAGATGTCTTTTCGCTCTATGCCCGCATGAAAGGGTGGGCAATAACCGGAGGCATTCCTGCACTTGCGGTACACAGCATCCGTAGCGAGGATGTGGAGAAGGGAAGCACCCTTTCCGACGGCGCAGATGTGGCCTCCATGTATGATGATTTCAATTACAATGCCTCTGACGGCAACCTGTCTAGTTACTATTCGGGGAATTATGCCCTCATCCACACGGCGAACACCATCCTGGCCGATATCCGTGAAGCGGAAGAGAGTGGTGTTGAGTTGAGCGAGATTGACCTGGCCTGCAGGGGCGAAGCTTACTTCTTCCGGGCATTTCTCTATTTCAACCTTGTGAGGGCGTTCGGTGAGGTTCCGCTGATCAATTTCAAAATCAATGATGCAGCAGAGACCAACATTCCCAAATCGACAGTTGCAGAGATCTACGCCCAGATCGATGCCGATCTGGATGAAGCGGAGGCCCTGTTGCCTGAACAGTGGGAATCGAGATACCTGGGACGCGTAACCTGGGGTGCTGCCCGTGCCTTGCATGCCAAAACCTATATGCAACGAAACGATTGGAGCAACATGTTAAAGGCTGCAACCGACATCATCCAGTCGGGCCTCTACGACCTCAACACTCCATTCAACAGAATCTTCCGGGAGAGTGGAGAAAATACCAGCGAATCCATTTTCGAACTGCAGTGCACCGCTACCACGGCGCTACCCGGCAGCACCGACATTGGAAGCCAGTATGCACAGATACAGGGAGTAAGAGGTGCCGGAGTGTGGGACCTGGGTTGGGGATGGAACTGTCCAACACCCATATTGGCCGACGCTTTTGAAGAGGGCGACCCGCGAAAGGATGAGACGTTGCTCTATTTCCTGAAGCCGGGAGAAGATCCCAATTCCATCCAGCCCAACTCCCCTTATGGAGAGAAACCGGTGGCCCAGGAGGTAATGAACCGATATTACAACAAGAAAGTATATACTGATCCGGCCAAGCGTGCCCAGTTCAATCGGTTCGGCTACTGGATGAATATCCGCATTATCCGCATGGCAGAGATCTACCTGATTGCTGCCGAGGCCGCCAATGAACTGGGACAGACCGGTGATGCCATGGAGTATCTGGAGATGGTCAGGGCCCGCGCCCGGGGAGGAGACGCTTCGGTTTTACCCAAGGTAACCACCATGAATCAGGCCGAAATGCGAGATGCGATCCGCCACGAAAGAAGAGTTGAACTGGCCATGGAGTGGGACCGCTTCTATGACCTTGTCCGTTGGGGCATTGCCAGGGAGGTACTCCATGCCGCCGGAAAAACGAACTATCAGGATAAACATGCGCTGTTACCTCTGCCACAGGCTGAGGTGGACAAATCTAACGGTGTATTGGTACAAAACCCCGATTATTAA